Proteins encoded in a region of the Solanum dulcamara chromosome 9, daSolDulc1.2, whole genome shotgun sequence genome:
- the LOC129904221 gene encoding cellulose synthase A catalytic subunit 2 [UDP-forming]-like, protein MDTKGRLIAGSHNRNEFVLINADEVGRVTSVKELSGQICQICGDEIEVTVDGEPFVACNECAFPVCRPCYEYERREGNQACPQCKTRYKRIKGSPRVDGDDEEDEFDDLDHEFDYDGTPRHLSEAALAARLGRGTNYNASGLNTPAEVDPSALNSEIPLLTYGQEDDTISADKHALIIPPFMGRGKKIHPVPYSDSSMSLPPRPMDPNKDLAVYGYGTVAWKERMEDWKKKQNDKLQVVKHGGKGCDNDGDELDDPDLPKMDEGRQPLSRKLPIASSRLSPYRLSILVRLAVLGLFFHYRITHPVNDAYVLWLLSIICEIWFAVSWIFDQFPKWCPIRRETYLDRLSLRYEKEGKPSGLAPVDIFVSTVDPLKEPPLITANTVLSILAVDYPVDKVSCYVSDDGAAMLTFEALSETSEFARKWVPFCKKFNIEPRAPEWYFSLKVDYLKNKVHPSFVRERRAMKRDYEEFKVRINGLVATAQKVPEDGWTMQDGTPWPGNLVRDHPGMIQVFLGNDGVRDIEGNVLPRLIYVSREKRPGFDHHKKAGAMNALMRVSAVISNAPYMLNVDCDHYINNSKALREAMCFMMDPTSGKKICYVQFPQRFDGIDRHDRYSNRNVVFFDINMKGLDGIQGPIYVGTGCVFRRQALYGYDAPKKTKPPGKTCNCWPKWCCCCFSSRKKHKKAKTTKDNKKKPKSKEASPQIHALENIEEGIEGIDSEKASLMPQIKLEKKFGQSPVFVASTLLEDGGIPPGATSASLLKEAIHVISCGYEDKTEWGKEIGWIYGSVTEDILTGFKMHCHGWRSVYCMPNRPAFKGSAPINLSDRLHQVLRWALGSVEIFFSRHCPIWYGYGCGLKPLERFSYINSVVYPLTSIPLIIYCALPAVCLLTGKFIVPEISNYASILFMALFIMIAVTSVIEMQWGGVTIDDWWRNEQFWVIGGASSHLFALFQGLLKVLAGVNTSFTVTSKAADDGEFSELYLFKWTSLLIPPMTLLILNIIGVVVGVSDAINNGYDSWGPLFGRLFFALWVIVHLYPFLKGVMGRQNNVPTIIIVWSILLASICSLLWVRLNPFTAKGGLSLEVCGLDCD, encoded by the exons ATGGATACCAAAGGGAGGCTTATTGCTGGTTCACACAATAGAAATGAATTTGTTCTCATCAATGCTGATGAAGTTGGAAGA GTAACTTCTGTGAAAGAATTAAGTGGACAGATTTGCCAGATTTGTGGAGATGAGATTGAAGTTACAGTAGATGGGGAGCCATTTGTTGCTTGCAATGAGTGTGCATTTCCTGTTTGCAGACCTTGCTATGAGTATGAAAGGAGAGAAGGGAATCAAGCTTGTCCTCAATGCAAAACTAGGTACAAGCGCATTAAAGGGAGCCccagagttgatggagatgatgaagaagatgaatttGATGACTTAGATCATGAATTTGATTATGATGGTACTCCTAGACATCTTTCTGAGGCTGCACTCGCTGCTCGCCTTGGCCGCGGTACCAATTATAATGCTTCCGGTCTTAATACCCCAGCAGAAGTAGATCCTTCTGCCCTTAACTCTGAGATCCCTCTTCTTACTTATGGTCAAGAG GATGATACAATTTCAGCTGATAAACATGCACTTATCATACCACCCTTTATGGGTCGTGGGAAGAAAATTCATCCCGTACCTTATTCTGATTCATCCATGTCTT TGCCGCCTCGCCCCATGGATCCTAATAAAGATTTGGCAGTTTATGGATATGGTACTGTTGCATGGAAGGAAAGAATGGAGGACTGGAAGAAAAAGCAGAATGATAAACTACAGGTGGTTAAGCATGGAGGCAAAGGTTGTGATAACGATGGAGATGAGCTGGATGATCCCGATCTCCCCAA GATGGATGAAGGCAGACAACCACTTTCGAGAAAGCTGCCTATTGCCTCTAGCAGGCTAAGCCCATACAGATTATCCATTTTAGTTCGTCTTGCTGTTCTTGGGCTCTTTTTCCACTATAGAATAACGCATCCTGTCAATGATGCATATGTATTATGGCTGCTTTCTATTATATGTGAAATATGGTTTGCTGTGTCGTGGATATTTGATCAGTTCCCTAAATGGTGTCCAATTCGTCGAGAGACATACTTGGATAGGCTATCTCTGAG GTATGAGAAAGAAGGGAAGCCTTCTGGGTTAGCCCCTGTAGATATATTTGTTAGTACGGTGGATCCCCTGAAAGAACCTCCACTTATTACTGCAAATACTGTTCTCTCCATTCTTGCTGTGGACTATCCAGTGGACAAGGTTTCGTGCTATGTCTCTGATGATGGTGCTGCCATGCTTACTTTTGAGGCTCTCTCTGAAACATCTGAGTTCGCAAGGAAATGGGTCCCATTCTGCAAAAAGTTCAACATAGAGCCTCGCGCCCCAGAGTGGTATTTTTCGCTGAAGGTTGATTATCTGAAAAATAAAGTACATCCATCATTTGTGAGGGAACGTCGTGCTATGAAG AGAGACTATGAAGAATTCAAGGTTCGGATAAATGGGTTGGTTGCCACTGCACAAAAGGTTCCTGAAGATGGCTGGACCATGCAAGATGGAACGCCTTGGCCAGGAAATCTTGTCAGGGATCATCCTGGAATGATTCAG GTCTTCCTGGGTAATGATGGTGTCCGTGATATTGAAGGGAATGTACTGCCTCGCCTTATCTATGTTTCTCGTGAAAAACGTCCTGGATTTGACCACCACAAGAAGGCTGGTGCCATGAATGCTTTG ATGCGCGTATCAGCAGTCATATCAAATGCTCCTTACATGCTCAATGTGGATTGTGATCACTATATAAATAATAGTAAGGCACTGAGAGAAGCTATGTGCTTTATGATGGACCCCACTTCAGGAAAGAAAATATGCTACGTACAATTTCCTCAAAGATTTGATGGTATTGACAGGCATGACAGATATTCCAACCGCAATGTGGTCTTCTTTGAT ATCAATATGAAAGGACTTGATGGCATTCAGGGTCCAATTTACGTGGGTACTGGATGCGTCTTCAGGAGGCAAGCCCTTTATGGTTATGATGCTCCAAAGAAGACAAAACCTCCAGGAAAAACATGCAACTGCTGGCCGAAATGGTGTTGCTGTTGTTTCAGTTCTCGAAAGAAGCATAAGAAAGCGAAAACAACCAAGGATAACAAAAAGAAGCCAAAGAGCAAAGAGGCTTCACCACAAATTCATGCCCTTGAAAATATCGAGGAAGGAATTGAAG GAATTGATAGTGAAAAAGCATCCCTCATGCCTCAGATAAAACTTGAGAAGAAATTTGGTCAATCACCAGTATTTGTTGCTTCAACACTTCTAGAAGATGGTGGCATTCCTCCGGGAGCAACATCAGCATCTCTCCTGAAAGAAGCAATACATGTTATTAGTTGTGGTTATGAAGACAAAACAGAATGGGGTAAAGAG ATTGGATGGATTTATGGATCTGTTACTGAGGATATCCTTACTGGATTTAAGATGCACTGCCATGGTTGGAGATCCGTCTACTGCATGCCCAATCGGCCTGCATTTAAGGGGTCAGCTCCTATCAATCTTTCAGATCGTCTTCACCAGGTTCTGCGGTGGGCTTTGGGATCTGTTGAAATTTTCTTCAGTAGACATTGTCCAATTTGGTATGGATATGGGTGCGGTCTGAAGCCTCTGGAGCGATTTTCGTACATAAACTCAGTGGTCTACCCATTGACTTCTATTCCTTTGATCATATATTGTGCATTGCCGGCTGTCTGTTTGCTTACAGGGAAATTTATTGTTCCAGAG ATTAGTAACTATGCTAGCATTCTTTTCATGGCACTTTTCATAATGATTGCTGTGACGAGTGTTATTGAGATGCAATGGGGAGGTGTTACTATTGATGACTGGTGGAGAAACGAGCAGTTTTGGGTGATTGGTGGCGCCTCATCTCACCTATTTGCTCTTTTCCAAGGTCTTCTTAAAGTTTTGGCTGGTGTCAACACTAGCTTCACTGTTACTTCCAAAGCAGCGGACGATGGGGAGTTTTCTGAGCTGTATCTGTTCAAGTGGACATCTTTGTTGATTCCTCCTATGACTTTGTTGATTCTTAACATCATTGGAGTTGTAGTTGGTGTCTCAGATGCAATCAACAATGGTTATGATTCTTGGGGTCCTCTATTCGGTAGGCTTTTCTTCGCCTTATGGGTCATTGTTCATCTGTATCCCTTCCTCAAAGGTGTCATGGGTAGACAAAACAACGTTCCAACCATTATTATTGTCTGGTCTATCCTTCTCGCATCTATCTGCTCCTTATTGTGGGTCCGACTCAACCCATTCACCGCCAAAGGTGGACTCAGTTTAGAGGTATGTGGCTTGGACTGCGATTAA
- the LOC129902096 gene encoding egg cell-secreted protein 1.2-like has product MAPFKLSLILLVSWLLSTTTMAINMSKIKPGQDIAARLQVLEGENGGEASMPVCWNALFELKSCTNEIILFFFNGESYLGKDCCKAIRTITYNCWPSMLSSVGFTAEEVDILRGYCGTPSPQSAVEFNV; this is encoded by the coding sequence ATGGCACCTTTCAAACTTTCACTAATACTACTAGTCTCATGGCTTCTATCAACTACTACTATGGCTATAAACATGTCCAAAATTAAACCTGGACAAGATATTGCTGCTAGACTTCAAGTACTAGAAGGCGAAAATGGAGGAGAAGCTAGCATGCCAGTGTGTTGGAATGCGTTATTCGAGTTGAAATCTTGCACGAACGAGATCatactcttcttcttcaatggTGAATCTTACTTAGGAAAAGATTGTTGCAAGGCTATAAGGACTATTACTTATAATTGTTGGCCTTCTATGCTAAGTTCGGTTGGTTTTACTGCTGAGGAAGTTGATATTCTTCGTGGTTATTGTGGCACTCCTTCCCCTCAATCTGCTGTGGAGTTTAACGTCTAA